In the candidate division WOR-1 bacterium RIFOXYB2_FULL_36_35 genome, ATCAACAGATGAAATAGTCTTCACATCAGGAGGAACGGAATCAGATAACTTTGCCCTTGAAGGGGTCGCTTTTGCTAATAAACTCAAGGGAAATCACATTGTCACTTCTGCCATTGAGCATCACGCAATCTCCCACTGTTGTGAATTCCTGAAAAAACAGGGATTTGAAATAACTTATGTCCCTGTTAATAAAGAAGGGATCGTAAATCCGGAAGATGTGAAAAAATCGCTAACAGATAAAACAATTTTAGTTTCAATCATGCAGGCAAACAATGAGATTGGGACTATTCAGCCCATAAAAGAGATTGCAAAAATTGTGCATGAAAAAGGTGTAGTCTTTCATACGGACGCAGTTCAAACAGCCGGGCACATTCCAATTGATGTAAAGGAGCTGGATATTGATCTTTTATCCGTTTCAGCCCATAAATTTTATGGACCAAAAGGGGTTGGCGCTCTTTATATTAAAAAAGGGACAAGAATGGTCTCCTTCCTTCATGGCGGTGGACAGGAAAGAAACCGCAGGGCTTCTACTGAAAATGTTCCCGGGATTGTAGGCATTGGAAAAGCGGCAGAGATTGCAATTGCAAATATGGGAAATGAGGCTAAAAGCCTGATAATTTTACGGGATATGCTTATAGACGAGCTTTTATCCAAAATTCCAGAATCGATCTTAAACGGTCATCGAACACAAAGACTGCCAAATAATATAAATATTTCTATTAAGTATATCGAAGGTGAATCGATGTTGCTCAATTTAGACTTTTTAGGGGTTGCGGCATCATCAGGCTCTGCCTGCACATCAGGCTCACTTGATCCTTCGCATGTCCTTTTGGCAATCGGACTAACTCATGATGTAGCCCATGGCAGTCTCCGCTTCTCAATGGGTAGACTCACGACAAAAGATGATATAAAATATGTAATAGAGCAGTTGCCGCCGATTGTTGAAAAACTACGCGCAATGTCGCCTTTATACAAAAAATGACCAATATCCAATTATAACCGGAGGTTAATATGGAACCATATTCAGACAAAGTAATGGATCATTTTATGAATCCCCGTAATGTGGGAGAGATTCCCGATGCCGACGGGCATGGAAAAGTTGGGAATCCAGTTTGCGGCGATATTATGGAATTGTTCATAAAAGTAAAAGAGAACATTATCACCGATGCCAAATTCAAAACTTTTGGTTGCGGGTCAGCCATTGCTACTTCAAGTATTATGACAGAAATGGTAATAGGAAAAACCATTGAAGACGCATTAACAATATCAAACAAAGCGGTTGTTGAAGCATTGGGCGGCCTTCCAAAAGTAAAAATTCACTGTTCCGTCCTCGCAGAAGATGCTTTTAAACTGGCTGTCGATGACTATTTAAAAAAGACAACGGGTAAAGGTTTACCTAATTTCAAGCCACATGAAGAAGAGGTTTAGAAATTTTTGGAAGTTCAAATTCTATTTCTTGTCCAATGATGCTAGAGGCATCTAAAATTTCTATGCCAATAAGCTTCTTATTTTTGTCAAAATCAGCCAAAACCCCAGGCATAATAATAATAATCTGAAATTCCAAGAAAAGTGGGACGATGAATGACCATAGGGAAATCAACGCTCAAAGCGAATTTAACCCCGATTATTCACCCCGATTAGGATAATCAGGGTGAATGAGGAGAAACCAATGCAAATATTTATATTACCACTACCTTCAAAGACAAAACATCCATCTATATTAAAAGATTCAAAAGATTTAGTAGGGACAAGAACAGCTGCCGGCATTACTCAACAAGCTCAAGCTGATAGAATTGGAACTACTCCAAGAGCTATAAGTTCGTGGGAAAACGGAGATTTTCAGCTTCCTCTTATAAGTTATTTTGCTTTAGCCCGAGCGTATCATGATCACTTAACTATGGAGCCAAAACCTCAAAAGCTAAAAGGAAAAGTAGAACCAAGGATTGTAACTCCATTATTCGAAACTATGAGACATAAATTAGAGGCAGAGTTTAATGTGGAAAATGCTGTATTAGGGATGAGAATTCTTTCTGCCGGGTCAAATGATAATCTATTTTTTACAGCTGATAATACGACTGTTAAGATGCCCTTTGCTAACCCTGATTTGCCAATACAACTTGTAAATTCTTTGCCAACAGCCGTTAGTCTCGATCTAAAAGAACTGTCTACCCTTGGATTTTGCAATCCTTTTTGGAACACACCTTTTGATACATGGTTTTCTAACATATCAATAAGAAATTTGTTAATGTTTAGTCCTGCAACAGCAAGTGTGGGCAGAGGCCTTTTATATATACTATTAGTGAATAAGAGGGATGGAATATTCACCGAAAATGATGCTGTAAGAGCTAACCAACTTATGGTTGATTTTATGGATAAAAAAGAGATAAACCCTATTCTGCAATTTATTGCGGCGGTTAACGCACATGCTTTTCAAGCTTAATGCAAACAGCAAAAGACAAAACTGCGGGTACAGCTGAAAGAGGACCATTGTTATTTGTTTTATATCCTTATCTTGCCTTTTAACTTGAATCTCTAATGAAATAAGATATAATTACTATAATGTTAGCTAAAGAAGATATTCAAGGCATTATAGAGACAATAAAGGAGAATGTTAACCCTAAACAAATTTATTTATTTGGGAGCTACGCATCAGGCACTCCTACAGAAAGCAGTGACTTAGACATTCTCATTATTGATGATTCGGGCAAAGCAAAAAATAAGTTGGCGTTAGAGATAAGCAAAGCATTATTTCCCCGGAATTTTGGATTAGATCTAATTGTTGCTTCTTCTGCAGAAATAAAAGAAAAACAAAAACAAAATTTAAGTTTTTGGAATAATATTTTAAACAGAGGAAAAAAACTATATGAACGAAATTGATATTAAAGAATGGATAAAACTTGCAACGCACGATTCCGACACAGCAAATTTACTGGTAAAAGAAAATGGACACGCTGACATAATAATCTATCATTTACATCAAGCCACGGAAAAATTATTAAAAGCACTAATATTGAAAAATGGAGGGAGTCTAGAAAAAATCCATTTTTTAGATAAACTCTTGTCAAAAAATATCGGCAAATATAAAGAACTAAATGATGTAAAGGATCATATTCTTGAACTTAATCTTTATCTTCCCAAATTAAGATATCCATCTGGCGATTCAATTGCTTTTGAAGAAGCCCAAGATTTACAACAAAAATTCCAAAAAATAAAAACAACAATTCTCTCGATTTTACAAAATAAATAGTTCCTTATTTATAATGAATCTACCAGCTAACCCCAATCAAAAAGTAATCATCGCCATGTCAGGAGGGGTCGATTCTTCCGTTGCAGCGGCATTGCTCAAAGAACAAGGCTATAACGTCATCGGCATCACTATGCAAATCTGGGAGCCCAAAAAAGAGTTTGGAGGATGTTGCGCCCTATCCGCAATCGAAGATGCAAAAAAAGTAGCCCTTAAACTTGGTATCCCCCACTACGTCCTAAATTTCAGAAAAGAATTTGAAGAAAAAGTCATCAAATACTTCATAGAAGAATATAAAAATGGCCGCACGCCAAACCCGTGCGTAAAATGTAATGAGCTTATCAAATTTGATCTTTTGGCAAGAAAGGCAAGAGAGCTTGGGGCTTTCTATGTTGCTACGGGGCACTATGTAAGGATAGGTTTCAAGGGATCAAGGGATCAAGGGATCAAGAAAAACATAGAATATAAACTATTAAAAGGAATTGATGAGGCAAAAGATCAGTCGTATGTTTTGTATATGATGAATCAGGAGACATTAAAGCACTCACTCTTCCCTCTTGGAGAACTGACAAAAAAAGAGGTTAGAAAAACTGCAAAGGAGTTTGGTTTGCCGGTACATGATAAAGAAGAGAGCCAGGAGATATGTTTTGTCGAAAATGACAACTATGGTTCTTTTTTAAGGGAAAGAATTCCAGAATATTGTAAACCAGGTAATTTATTAGATACAAATGGGAATATTATAGGCAAACATAATGGTATTATTTTTTATACAATCGGACAGAGAAAAGGGATTGGAGCACATAAAAAAAGAAAATATGTTGTGGAAATTTATTCAAAAGAAAATACAGTTGTTATCGGAGATAATGAAGATTTATTAAAAAAAGAACTGAGAACGGACAATTTAACTTTTGTGTCAGGTGAATTTCAAAAAAATCGCATAGAAATTTGTGCAAAGATACGATATAATAGTCCAGAAGTTAAAGCAACTCTAATTCTGATAGATAAAAAAGAAGGAAAAGTTGTTTTCAAAGAGCCACAGAGAGCTGTAACACCAGGTCAATCTGTGGTTTTTTATGATGGAGACGAAGTTCTTGGTGGTGGAATTATTACGAATTCTGAAAAAACATGAAATTTTTACTAAGAGCGGCAGATAAATATATAGAATGAACCAGAACTATTAAACATTGGTCATTCAAAAAAGGGGTGAGTAAACATGTCCGGCAAGAGAATTAAGTTTACTTTTAAAGACTTGGACGGAAAATTTAGAAAGGTCTACCTTGCAGGTGATTTTACTGATTGGGGAGAAAATGCTATTGTGATGAATAGAAAAGGGAATGGTGAATGGGTAGTCACAAAGTCTCTCACTTTTGGTGAACACGAGTACAAATTTGTTGCCGATGGAAAATGGATTCCAGATCCAAGGGCCAACAAGAAAAAAAGCGCTCTTGGAGAAGAAAATTCGGTAATCAAAGTTGACTAATCCGTTACTCGAAAAGATCAACAAACTTAAAGTCAGCCGCAATGCTGTAATTTTGGCACACAACTATCAGTTGGGCGAAATACAGGATGCGGCTGATTTTGTTGGTGATTCTCTTGAACTGTCAATAAAGGCCTCGCAAATTACAAATGCTGACCTCATAGTCTTTTGCGGCGTCTATTTTATGGCAGAAACAGCCAAAATCCTCTCCCCCACTAAAACTGTCATTATGCCGGATATTAACGCGGGCTGTCCCATGGCAAACATGATAACAGGAGAAGATGTCAGAAAACTTAAAAGAGATAATCCTGACGCTAAAGTTGTTTGTTATGTAAATTCTACAGCCCAAGTAAAAGCAGAATCTGATATCTGTTGCACATCCGCAAACACTCAAAAGATTGTAGAGTCTATAAAAGAGACAGGCGAAATAATATTTATCCCTGATAAATACCTAGGGATGAATACCGCTAAAAAAGTACCCGACAAAAAGTTTATCTATTGGAACGGGTACTGCCCTACTCATATGAAGATAATGCCACAGGATATTGAAAAAGCAAAAAATGAACATCCGTCTGCTGTTGTAATTGTCCATCCAGAATGCAGGACGGATGTTGTTGAGCTTGCGGATCACGCGTTATCAACCGGAGGAATGCTTAAATTTGCAAAAGAGAGCAGTGCAAATGAGATAATTGTCGGCACAGAAATCGGGATGCTCCACAGGCTTCAAAAAGAAAATCCTGATAAGAAGTTTTATCCTGTAACTGATAAGGCCGTTTGTCCCAATATGAAATTAACAACACTTGAAAAACTTTTATGGGCATTGGAAGAAGTTAAGACTGAAATTACTGTAGAAAAAGATGTGGCAGATAGGGCAAGAAAGGCGATTGAAAGGATGATTGAGAATAGGTAACTTTGTATTTTATTCCTTAAACCTTCCTGGATAAACAATTGCATATTGATTCTCTCCATATTGAAGAATTTTTCCCTCATGAGGATCACTATAGAAACGAACAAAATTTTCATAATGGCTGCCTAAACCAGAAACAACATATTCAGGAGAAATTAAATCAATAGCAACAATTTTTTTTCTATCTTCTGTTATTAGAGGCTTTACAAAACTCACATCTGGAAACCCTTCAATGTCAGGAGGATCAATAAGAATATGCAGCCCCCCACCATAGGTGATAACAGGTCTTCCTTGAGAACTTAAATCCCTGACAACCCTTAAAAAATGATCTCTTAAAATAAAAGGGGAATTCAAATATTCTAAAAAAGAAGAGCCTTCAGGAAAAACGCCATGTAATCTTTGGCCAAGAAGAAAAGCCGAATAAATAATAGCTTCAAGCCCTTCTTTATCCTTTGCTTTTTCTTTTGATTTTTCAATAAAACTTGAAAGCTCTGATTTTAATAAATTAATATCTTCTTCAGTTGTACTTTCATCTCTTAATCTTAACTTGTCATGATAAAAGTCTATTGATATTCCATAAGCAAGTTGCTCATACACTAAATCAAGATACCCACCTTTATGTAGTGGAATAAAGAAATCCGATATAAAATGTTTAGATGGAGACTTTACATTTTCAATAATTCTATTTTCAACATGTTGTTCTCCAAAACAAATCACCAAAGGTCTTTGATCAATAACGGAGCCAGCAAATTGTGCAATTTCTTTGGGGTCATGAAATCTGGATATAACCTTTGCACTTAACTGCGTTATTGAAGTTGCTCTCCCGAAATTTTTATTTACACCACTGCATATTGTCATATATATATATCGTCATTTTTGAAGAGGGATTTCAGGAAAATGGGGGGGATAAGTAAGCAGTGAGCAGAAATTTGAGGGAAAGTCTTTAGTGTGAGTTTGAGTATTTTGTATTTAGCTAAAGCCTAACGACTCAAACTCACAGTCAAGACTCGTTAGTGGATGGGCGGCGGCGGCTCGGGAGGCCCCTCCCTCTTTACCCCTTTGCTCCTTCTACGCCTAAGCCCCCTATCTACTAATTCATAAATTTCTTCCATTAAAAACGGTTTTCTTAGGTATTCTAACGCCCCCAAGGTAATAGCATTAGAATGAGAAGATTCCGTCGCATATGCTGTTACAATTACAACTTCAATATCAGGATCAATTTCTTTGACTCTTTTTAAAACTTCCAAACCATCCATCACAGGAAGCCTTAAATCAACAAAAGCCATATCATAGAAACTTTTTTTTAACGGATCTATCGCAGAAGGCCCATCAGCAAAGGTGTCAACAGAATAATCCTTTATTTTGAGTATCATCTTAAATGATTCAAGCACAGATGGCTCATCATCTATAACCATGATTTTTACTTCTTGTACCAATATAGCACCTCTCCTTAATTATGTTTTACTACCGTATTTAGAATTTTATCAGTAATAGCCCCCCTTAGGCAAGTAGAATTTTTAAGAAGTTTATGTTAAACTTTTTATAGTTGTAAGCTAATCGGCCGGGATAGCTCAGTTGGTTAGAGCGAGGGACTCATAAGCCCTAGGTCGCCAGTTCGATTCTGGCTCCCGGCAGGCTTAGTAGTTAGTCGTTTGTAGTTTGTAATTTGCAAAATACAAATTACAATTGCTAATTACAAATTACAAAAATGAAAAACCTAGAAAACAAAAATCCAATCTTATGCGCCACGGCATATCTTTTTTTTATGCCGACTTTGTACATCATCCTTACAGATAGGCGTAAGAACAAATATAATGCATTTCATGCCTCTTTTGCTTTGATCCTTTGGATGGTCTTAATAACAATATTTATGTTAATTAGAGCAATAAATATGCTTGCGATAGCTTCTCTACAGACAAATTTTGCCTCCCTTCTTCTTTGGGCGGTAACAATCCCTTTTTCACTTTTTGCTTTTTTTGACAAAACAATAGAAATACCTATATTTTCAAAAATAGCGGGATTTTTAGCATGATAAGAAATAATGTACTAGAGACTATTAAAGAATATAAAATGATAAATAAAGGAGATTCTATCCTCGTAGGTGTTTCTGGAGGGGCGGATTCCGTATCTCTTTTGTATTGTTTGCATTCCCTCAAAGAAGACTTAAAAATTTCTGCTATCCATGTTGCTCATTTAAATCATTTGATAAGAAAAGAAGATGCAGAAATGGATCAAAGATATGTAGAAAACATTTCAAAAAACCTGGGACTTTTGTGCATTTCTGATTCAGTTGATGTTGAAGCCTATGCGGCACAAAACAAATTGAACTTAGAAGATGCCGGTCGTCGTTTGCGTTACGCATTTTACCAAAAAACATCTGAAAAAGTTGGAGCAAACAAAATTGTTCTTGGTCACACTGCTGATGATATGGTTGAAACATTTTTAATGCGGCTTTTAAGGGGCGCAGGGCTTAAAGGGTTAACGGGAATACCTCCTGTTAGACAGAATATTGTACGCCCTCTTATTAGAACTTGGAGAAAAGATATAGAAAAATATACTGCTTCATTAAAGCTTGTTCCTAGAATAGATCACACAAATTATGAATCAAAATATTTAAGAAACAGGGTCCGTTTAAAATTAATTCCGCAGTTGAAAATATATAACTTAAGGATTAAAGAGATATTACTTCAGACTGTTTTACTTCTAACAGAAGATTATTTATATATGGAATCAAAAACCCGTGAAGCTATTTCGGAAGTGATTTTAAAACAATCAGAGGACAAATTAGAGCTGGACTCAAAAAAACTTAGGGAATTTGATCCTTCGATAACGGGACATTTAATTCGAACTGCCATTGAAAAAGTAAAAGGGAATCTGGCGGAATTGTCATTTAGTCATATACACAATATAATAAAAAATCTTGATTCCAACGAAAACTGGCAACAGCATTTACCTGATCAGACTTATGTTATTTGCAATAAAAACAAATTAACCATAACAAAAGAATTGCCTCAAACTCAGAGTAAAAATTCTTTTTATTATACTTTTTCAATCCCTGGAGAAATTGCAGTAAAAGAGGCAAAAATAAAAATAACTGCGGAAATAATAGACCATCTTGACACCTTTTCAGATTCACAAAATGTAGTTTTTGTTGATCTTGAAGAAATTGATAAGCAGTTAATCGTTCGTTCCAGAAAAAGCGGAGACAGGTTTTACCCGCTAGGAATGAATGGCGCAAAAAAAGTGCAAGATTTCTTTGTTGATTTAAAAATACCTTCAGAAGAAAGGGATTTTATTCCTATTGTAGAATCATCGGGCCGAATCATTTGGATTGCTGGATTCCGAATAGATGAGAGAGCGAAAGTTGATGAAAAAACAAAAAAAGTTGTCAAGTTAACATGTCAAAATCTTTAACGTATAATTTTCGTGTAATGATTATAGAAAACCAGAAAGAAGCCAACCATGAACTTTCAACCATAGGCTGTGATGTAGAAGGCATAAAAATTATGCGGGATAAATACACCTTTTACACAATAAAAATAAAAGACTTATCTCCCACTCAGGTTAATATTATTAAGCAGGAAATTCTTTCTTTGGGAGGAGAAGCAGCAACTGCGCGTGGAGCAATAGACCATTCAATAAAAAAATCCGATACGATTATTTCAGGAACTTTAAAGCAAATAGAAAGCTTAATTAATAAGCTATCAAGCCACAAGTACTTTGATCTTTCAAAAATAGGCCAGGCTATAAAAGAAGCCTTAAGAAATTTTTTAGCGGAACCTACTTTATTTAAAGCGCGTAACTTATCCATAAATCTCAAGAAAAGAACTTATATAATGGGGATATTAAATGTAACTCCGGATTCTTTTTATGATGGAAACAAATACTATGATTATGAGAACGCAATAAAAAGAGCAGACGAATTAATATCATTAGGCGCGGATATAATAGATATAGGAGGAGAATCTTCGAGGCCTAGAGCAAAGCTTGTATCAGAAAAAGAGGAGATCCAAAGAATTTTGCCAGTTGTAAAATATTTAGCAAAGAAGAAAAAATGCTTAATTTCAATAGATACTCAAAAATCTAAAGTTGCAGAAAAAGCTTTAATTGCAGGCGCGCATATTATAAATGACATAAGCGCATTAAATTTTGATTCTAAAATGGCAAAAACAATTGCCCGATATAATGCAGGAGTAATTCTAATGCATATGCAAGGAAGCCCAAAAACAATGCAAAACAATCCCTTGTATAAAGATTTAATTTTTGAGGTAATAAGTTATTTGAAAAAGAGTATTGAAATTGCCGAAAAAACTGGTATACTCTCTGATCAGATAATTGTAGATCCCGGATTTGGATTTGGCAAAACAATAACTCACAATTTAACGCTTTTAAAAAAACTTAAAGAGTTAAAAATCTTAGGATATCCAATTCTTGCAGGGACTTCAAGAAAATCAATGATAGGTAATATATTGAATTTACCAGTTGATAAAAGGCTTATGGGAACAGCAGCAACGGTAGTCTTGGCAATTTTAAATGGGGCCAACATAATAAGAGTTCATGATGTAGAGGAGATGAGAGAAGTTGCAAAAACAACAGATTTAATTGTTAGAGTTTAGAATATATAGGAGGAATAAAAAAATGAAAAGCAAAGTAAAGAAAAAAGAAAAAGTAAAAACAAGTAAAAAAAGCAAGAAAAAAGACAAAAAGGGGGTACAACTTGTTTACCTAAGTTTAGGTAGTAATGTTGGAGACAGAGAGGAATATATCGAACAAGCGGTTTTTTTGATTAGAAAGATAAAAGGGATAGAGGTACTTAGACGTTCATCAAATTATGAGACTGACCCTGAAGGCAAAGAGGATCAACAATCATTTTTAAATTGTGTAATTGAAATAAAAACCATTCTTTCTGCTCATAAACTTTTGGAAGAATTTCAAAACATAGAACAGACATTGGGAAGAGAAAGAGAAGTTGAATGGGGGCCCAGAACTATTGATATTGATATTTTAATTTATGGCGATAGTGTGATAAGCGATGACAAGCTCCAGATTCCTCACCCTCTTATGCATGAAAGGCTCTTTGTCCTGCAACCTCTCAAAGAATTGTCACCGCAATTAATGCATCCTGTTTTGGAAAAAAGCATTTCGACTCTTTATGAAGAGAGAAAAATTGAGATC is a window encoding:
- a CDS encoding cysteine desulfurase NifS, yielding MKMKKIYLDYAATTPTHPDVEETMKPYFSEIYGNPSSIHKFGQEARSAVEKAREQVAKLLNASTDEIVFTSGGTESDNFALEGVAFANKLKGNHIVTSAIEHHAISHCCEFLKKQGFEITYVPVNKEGIVNPEDVKKSLTDKTILVSIMQANNEIGTIQPIKEIAKIVHEKGVVFHTDAVQTAGHIPIDVKELDIDLLSVSAHKFYGPKGVGALYIKKGTRMVSFLHGGGQERNRRASTENVPGIVGIGKAAEIAIANMGNEAKSLIILRDMLIDELLSKIPESILNGHRTQRLPNNINISIKYIEGESMLLNLDFLGVAASSGSACTSGSLDPSHVLLAIGLTHDVAHGSLRFSMGRLTTKDDIKYVIEQLPPIVEKLRAMSPLYKK
- a CDS encoding Fe-S cluster assembly scaffold protein NifU encodes the protein MEPYSDKVMDHFMNPRNVGEIPDADGHGKVGNPVCGDIMELFIKVKENIITDAKFKTFGCGSAIATSSIMTEMVIGKTIEDALTISNKAVVEALGGLPKVKIHCSVLAEDAFKLAVDDYLKKTTGKGLPNFKPHEEEV
- a CDS encoding tRNA 2-thiouridine(34) synthase MnmA — translated: MNLPANPNQKVIIAMSGGVDSSVAAALLKEQGYNVIGITMQIWEPKKEFGGCCALSAIEDAKKVALKLGIPHYVLNFRKEFEEKVIKYFIEEYKNGRTPNPCVKCNELIKFDLLARKARELGAFYVATGHYVRIGFKGSRDQGIKKNIEYKLLKGIDEAKDQSYVLYMMNQETLKHSLFPLGELTKKEVRKTAKEFGLPVHDKEESQEICFVENDNYGSFLRERIPEYCKPGNLLDTNGNIIGKHNGIIFYTIGQRKGIGAHKKRKYVVEIYSKENTVVIGDNEDLLKKELRTDNLTFVSGEFQKNRIEICAKIRYNSPEVKATLILIDKKEGKVVFKEPQRAVTPGQSVVFYDGDEVLGGGIITNSEKT
- a CDS encoding quinolinate synthase — its product is MTNPLLEKINKLKVSRNAVILAHNYQLGEIQDAADFVGDSLELSIKASQITNADLIVFCGVYFMAETAKILSPTKTVIMPDINAGCPMANMITGEDVRKLKRDNPDAKVVCYVNSTAQVKAESDICCTSANTQKIVESIKETGEIIFIPDKYLGMNTAKKVPDKKFIYWNGYCPTHMKIMPQDIEKAKNEHPSAVVIVHPECRTDVVELADHALSTGGMLKFAKESSANEIIVGTEIGMLHRLQKENPDKKFYPVTDKAVCPNMKLTTLEKLLWALEEVKTEITVEKDVADRARKAIERMIENR
- a CDS encoding tRNA lysidine(34) synthetase TilS encodes the protein MIRNNVLETIKEYKMINKGDSILVGVSGGADSVSLLYCLHSLKEDLKISAIHVAHLNHLIRKEDAEMDQRYVENISKNLGLLCISDSVDVEAYAAQNKLNLEDAGRRLRYAFYQKTSEKVGANKIVLGHTADDMVETFLMRLLRGAGLKGLTGIPPVRQNIVRPLIRTWRKDIEKYTASLKLVPRIDHTNYESKYLRNRVRLKLIPQLKIYNLRIKEILLQTVLLLTEDYLYMESKTREAISEVILKQSEDKLELDSKKLREFDPSITGHLIRTAIEKVKGNLAELSFSHIHNIIKNLDSNENWQQHLPDQTYVICNKNKLTITKELPQTQSKNSFYYTFSIPGEIAVKEAKIKITAEIIDHLDTFSDSQNVVFVDLEEIDKQLIVRSRKSGDRFYPLGMNGAKKVQDFFVDLKIPSEERDFIPIVESSGRIIWIAGFRIDERAKVDEKTKKVVKLTCQNL
- a CDS encoding dihydropteroate synthase; amino-acid sequence: MSKSLTYNFRVMIIENQKEANHELSTIGCDVEGIKIMRDKYTFYTIKIKDLSPTQVNIIKQEILSLGGEAATARGAIDHSIKKSDTIISGTLKQIESLINKLSSHKYFDLSKIGQAIKEALRNFLAEPTLFKARNLSINLKKRTYIMGILNVTPDSFYDGNKYYDYENAIKRADELISLGADIIDIGGESSRPRAKLVSEKEEIQRILPVVKYLAKKKKCLISIDTQKSKVAEKALIAGAHIINDISALNFDSKMAKTIARYNAGVILMHMQGSPKTMQNNPLYKDLIFEVISYLKKSIEIAEKTGILSDQIIVDPGFGFGKTITHNLTLLKKLKELKILGYPILAGTSRKSMIGNILNLPVDKRLMGTAATVVLAILNGANIIRVHDVEEMREVAKTTDLIVRV
- a CDS encoding 2-amino-4-hydroxy-6-hydroxymethyldihydropteridine diphosphokinase; the protein is MKSKVKKKEKVKTSKKSKKKDKKGVQLVYLSLGSNVGDREEYIEQAVFLIRKIKGIEVLRRSSNYETDPEGKEDQQSFLNCVIEIKTILSAHKLLEEFQNIEQTLGREREVEWGPRTIDIDILIYGDSVISDDKLQIPHPLMHERLFVLQPLKELSPQLMHPVLEKSISTLYEERKIEIGTDKYDDELPGFKEIKTSRYDDYEKW